TTGAATGCGAAAAAGTAATTTTTGAATATCGGATGAAACATTTAAAGTTGCAAGACCAATCGCCGCATTCGCTTCATCAACAGCGCCGATCGCTTCAATTCTTATATGATCTTTTGAGATACGGCTAGCATCACCTAATCCTGTTTCACCTAGATCACCCGTTTTAGTATAGATTTTATTTAATTTAACCATTTTAAAACTTACTTAATTAGAGCTGAAAGAATAAAAAGTATTATTGTTATACCTTGCGAAAGAATTCTTAAACGCATAAGCATATTACCATATTTTTTATTAAGCTCCCCGCCAATATTCATAACGACGATACCGGTAGCTAATATCAATGCCGTCACAATGAGTCCAATAATAACCGCGTAGGGGAGAATTGCTTGCATTTTTTATCCTGTTTCATTAGATTATGTGCTAATGTAACCCCCTGAATAGCGTAAAATCAAGCAACTTGTTTTTTAAATCGGAGTTTTTTAAAAATGCCAAAATCAATTAACACACCTGTACATATTATCGGTGGTGGACTTGCAGGTTCTGAAGCAGCTTGGCAACTTTTAAAACGTGATATTCCTGTCATTATGCATGAAATGCGTCCGACACAAAAAACATTTGCACATATTACTAACAATTTAGCCGAACTCGTTTGTTCTAACTCATTCAGATCAGATGACCACTCAGAAAATGCTGTTGGGCTTCTACACCACGAATTACGCGCCCTTGATTCCCTTATTATGAAAGCAGCTGACGCACATCAAGTGCCTGCTGGTAGCGCACTTGCCGTTGATCGCGAAGGCTTCTCATCTTATGTTCAAGAAACATTAATGAAGCATCCTTTGTTCACCCTTGAACGTCAAGAAATCGAAGATCTTGAATCCATTAATAGCGAGCATATTATTGTTGCCACTGGCCCCCTCACCTCCACCAAATTATCTGA
This genomic window from Alphaproteobacteria bacterium contains:
- a CDS encoding HIG1 domain-containing protein; the protein is MQAILPYAVIIGLIVTALILATGIVVMNIGGELNKKYGNMLMRLRILSQGITIILFILSALIK